In Coffea eugenioides isolate CCC68of chromosome 4, Ceug_1.0, whole genome shotgun sequence, the genomic stretch TTGAGAATCTATGTCCATATTTTTCGTTATATGGACTGAATGTGGCGTTGTTATTACCTTGCATCATAAAAGCGTATCAACAGGTAGGGTATTGCTTTGCATTATGCCTTCGAGGGAGAGATAGAGACCCCTCCTCCGACTTGGCTATTTTAAATAAGCAAACACTTAGATGAATCAGAACCACACTAGGTTGATACCTACACTTTCCAGTGCTTAATCGAAATTCCACTGCTCATAACGACGACAAATGAGAAATCTCAGTCGCATTCGTGTATCCAGTCGTCATGATCAGCTGTCATCTAATTGATAGCCCACCTTTTCTTGAGTATTGGATAACGACGTTTGATCTTCCAATAGCAGTGCTCGTTCTTTCAAAATCACCATGGGTCTGTCAGGCTGTAATTCAGTTATTTTCTTAATAGCAGTAAATGTACATGCAACTCCATGGAGAGCACAAAACCGCCTGATAACAACATATACATAGATGAACTGGGAACGAAAGCTGTGCTCTGGAAGGATCATGGGATCAGGAAATCAACTGATCACCTAAATCCATGAGCTTGATAAGATTAACAAACATTACAGATACCCACTATAACCATGTTTTCTGCAAGGATACTACGTTCCCTAACGAGATGGGTACAAAGAATGTTGCTGCATTCACTGAGATTCGTTTTTCTGAGAAACAAACACGTGTGCATAAGCCTTTTGCCTTTATGGTGCAACAGAAAGAACTTCATGTACAAAATTATATAGGGTATCATAATCCATTACTATCTTCCGAGGGGAATATTTGTTCGTACCGGTTAGTCATCAATATTCTTCATGTATTCCTTTGAAAGCTTTGTCTCCATTATCAGCCTTTGTTCTTTGACAAGAGAATGCCCTGATTCCAGTAAAGCTTCTATGGTTTGCTTTTTGAGCAAGAACCCCAGATAATTTTAGCAGCTCATTTTTTCAAGACAAATAAAAATTGAGAAACAAAAAAACTCAAGtacaattttcttcttttgtaaAATTATTTACCTTTGGCGGAGTAAAAACTGGAAGTTTTCCATCCTTTTTTTGCTTCAAAAGTCTTTTGCCCAAGTTGTCGGCCCCTCCACCATCCTCAACCCACTATAACAAAAGAAGTTGAactaaatattttaaaatatgttGAATCTGGGAAAGCAACGCAAAGATGAAAAAGATATAGAGTCTCACATATATCAGAGAAAAGAATATAATAACATTTGTAAGTTCAACAGGGACAGACAACTGGCTGTGACCTTGAGGAAGTCTTTTGCTAAGTGAAAATGTTAGACGATATAAAATTTCTCTGGAGTGTAGAGATTCAAAATGCATCTCCCGTGGTATTGAAGTATATTACTCATTGGTGACTAGATAGATTAAGCATTGCAAAGTTATATTGCATAGATGTCTGAAAGCACATGCATAGATGGTTATTCATGCAAAGAATATGTCCCCTTGAGAATTAACTTGTTCACTCATAGTCATTACTCAAAAGTGAGCCTAAGTGGAAGGGGTATAATACATTGCAAGATGCGGTCGCACCTGCATACGTGAAGAGCTCAAGATAGTTCTTAAAGAATATCAGGAGTTGTCAGCAACGTACAAATACCAAAAAGACATAATTCAGTTGAATATTTTGCACCTTTAAGATTGACCGGTCATACGTTCGAGATCTCAAAGCTCCATAAAAATCCAAGGCTGCCAGTAGATTTTGAATAAGATCAGcaaaaacagaaaaacaaaGACATCCTCCAGTTTGCATATTGCAGTTCAGTGTCATAATTGAGTATGATTATGAATGTCCAATTTCTGAACAAAAGAAGTTTAACATCACCAAAGATAACACATTTTCCTTAAAGGACTCAAAAGAAATTCATTAGTAGGTACACTTTTGGCCAACGCAAATGCTGTTCTAATCACAGTTATTGCTCTGGATCTTCTCATAAACCATCTATCTAGTTTATGCCAAACTTAATTACGGTGCAGACACACTTCTAATTCTAACTAGAACTTCTTTAATTAAGGAAACAAGCAAAAATTTGAATTAGTTGTCAGAAGGTAATAATAAGAGAATGTATAGCAATCCAAACTAAATGTTCTTGGCACTAGATAAGTTTTATTCATCATATATGAAGATTCATAGCTACCTTGATTAGGAAATGATTTCACTATCTCTCCAACTTCATCCCTTGACATGCCATCTTTCTCATACATCCTGTGAACAATATTCAGAATATCTTCATGGGTGGGCTGCCTGTTCATAAAAATTGCATCTGAGAAGGGAACTGGGAAAAAGCACACAACATATGAAATAACAAAACTGAGTACTAACATCTAGCTGTCACGTAGTAATCACAGTAGCATGTCAACAGTAATTTTGCACTAGCAAATAGCAACCTCAAAAGCAACCAATTATTAGTACAGAATTTGAACTGCAATATTTGTTAAAGTTCCAAACATGACATCTGCTGCTCTACCAATAAGCTAATTCTGCTTGCTATTTTTATTGGTGAAGAACTATTAAGAAACTCATCTGTCAATTCAAGTAAATGACACCTAACTACCTCATTTTCTGAGTTCAAGTTCATCGATTTGAGTAGCTTCTAATCATTTCATGATGGTTTTTGTTTCAGAAAGCGGAGGTACTTGACTGAATTCTGAGCAACGCAACAATCCTTAGGTCAAGTACTTAAAAGAGATTAATCATAGCTTCAACATACAAAATTTTTCATTGGATTTGATTACTAATTGTCTACCATTAGAACATAGAAACCAGTATCTAATAAACAATATATTTTATAATCAAGGTTTTATAAACTAGTCCATCTTATTTCAGTAAGACCTCATATGCTCAAGTATATTTGGATGGAATTACACGGCCTGCTATGTTAATACAGGTTTAACCATCATTCTTCTGTGATATCCTTGAAATATATATCAACATGCCAAATCAAATGAAGCAATCATTTCTAAAATGCATAACGCAAAATTTAAACTCGTAAGCATTACAAGTACCAGTAAAATTTTTCCATCCTTCCATCTCGAATCAACGGCGCATATATTGTTGAAAAATCATTTCCGGTAACAATAATAGGGATCCTCTTTGTAACATCTGATTCTTTCCAGACTTGCCCAATACTTACCTTCGTAGGGTTATCAGACAAATTCATCAGTGTCCCAACAACAATCTGATTATTGACAGTCATTTGGGTATTACCTTCAGAAGATCACAATATAACATGATGATCAATGGAGGCAATTTTATAAACTCAAAAAGGTGGGTAAAAGAACACAAAGGCGTATTGCATAAGAAAGATAAGGAGAAAGAGAAAATGGAAATAGATTTGCTTATCCAACTTATAGATTGGCTCACCAAATCTTCCAAGACCAGCATCAATGTCATTGATAACCAAGCAACTCATTTTCCCCTGCATATgccaaaatccaaataaaacCAAATTGAACTTTATTTCTAAACCAAGTTgagtgaattgaaaaaaaaaaaaaaaaacctcagaCAGTATTTTATGATTTTAATAGGTGTGTTTTTCTAGCTGATAAAGCTTCTATAAGATGGAAGAGAAGGTTTGCTGCTCTAAATATTTGGATAAAGCAAGCAACAAAAATACTCTTGAATCAGCTCAAATTCAATGCCTTCATAACGCTGAACATTCCTTCCATTATATCTATCAACTTTTTCTCTGTTCAAGTGACTTGACATCAGATGAAGTATTTCAACTCATATTAGTGATCATCCAAATTTGTCTATCTTTCCTTGCTCTCCTTTGCTAATATCTGTTTAAATACTCATTCAATCAACAGCAGCACAATAACCTTTTAAAGAAATGCATTTTGCTAGGAAGCAGAAGGGGAAGGCTACATTCTGGAGGTCGATTAAGAAGTATAAAATGGAGTATGGCAACTAATAAATTCACAATcctatatatacatataccAGTAGTGAAAGTAATAAAGCTTCTAACTTGGTTCTGAACCACTTGAGAAGCAGTTCTATACCGTTCACGTATCAATTTTCCTGGTTCTCCTgttcaaaagggaaaataaataaacattttaGATATTAGATGCACACAGTATTACATGGAACTGTCAGGAACCATCTTACCAGCTCTTTCTGATTCCAGTTCACCAGCAGACATGATAATAGGTTCAACTCCCATGGCCCGGAAAATGAGTTCAGTTTGAAATGACTTCCCTTGCCCTTTTCCACCCCAAATGCCTATAACGTTCAGAACAAATAAAACACGAGCAGCACAAGGCATGGTGCAGCGACAATATAAGTTTTTAAATTGGTTATTGGTAAATCTTTAACTCATATCACAGATTCTGATACTGAGGTAACAAAGTACTATATACTTGCCTAGGATGAGTGGTACTTTCGTATTGAGCAGATGAGCAAGGTAGTTCTTCGCGATATGGCACACTGTGCGGATAATAAGCCAGGTATCAGGACAACGCAGGAATACCATTTAGGACTTATGACCACAAGTGGAGATATAGATGACTGTTTccactagtttttttttttttaagaaaaaaaggaGGAGAGTACCAAattttatcactctcacttctCAATGCAGCTAaaattcagtttttttttttcttttttaccatTTGCGACGAATTGCTGAACTTACCAACTTTATCCTGCCACAGTGGGAAaaaagaattagttcaaaaattATGATAAATTAAACAACATAGTTAGGACAATTTTGCCAGATAAATTACGTCGAAGAATACTATATTAACGTACCATAAAGAGCGGCGCAATGTAATAATCGCCTTGCAGATATTCAAACGACCTTGTAGCTTTCTGTCTGTAATCGAACACAATATCAGctgaaattcaaataaaaatgaTCATCAAATTTCCCAGATATTTTCagaacaacaaaaaaaatagactaaaattcttgaagaacaacaaaatgaagcaaattaCAATCTTTCCCAAGGAAATTGCCGGCGAAGAGGTCATCGATGATGCCAGCTCTAGCTCCAACAGCAATGTTCATATTATCCGACTCTTTACCCAGCGTGTAAAGGTAATCGTTGCCTTCCTCGTCTTTGGCTTCCCAAGAGGACTGTTTGGATAATCTTCGGTTATTCAATGATCCGTTGGAATTGGAGGAGTCTTGGAAGTTTTCGTCATTCCCGGAATTGAGTGAAGAACAGGCGATTGCGGTTTGTTTTGTGGACAATTTAGTTGCTGGAATGATTCGGGAATCGAAGAGTGAGGAAGAAGAAGTTGGGAATCGGAAAGAAAGAGAAGCGAGGCCGAGGGGGGAAAATAGGTCGGATTTGAAGAAGAGAGCCATCGGAGACGTTTGCAGATTGAGCTCCGACTAATTCTGGCCTTTCAAATTTCGCTATTTATATCTGCAAAATCCCAAATTTGTGTTTACGCTATTCTCAGTTGTACCTTTACGTTATTTGGCGCCACATGAAGGAATGATGATGCCATTGCCATGTTCCTCCCCCCCTCATCTTTACTTGATTCTCATATGGCTCCCCCAATCTTTTTGAATATAGTAATTCTCATCACTACACTTTTGGCCTTTTCATTTTAGTCCAAGTTCTCGCAAAAACAAGTGGCCATGTTTCTTCTAGTAAATGATACTAGTACTATTTCATTATCGACGTACTTCTTACATTGTTTGTTTGATGACAcaaccttttcctttttcctttcaagGGATGAGCGTACATTTCTCTTTCATCCCCTGCGAGGACAGCACCATAATTAGATCATTGTTACCTCTTTCATCCAGTCTCAGCTTTCGAAATTCTGCACGCTCTAACCCCTGATGCTTCGGAACCTAACACCGTGCACTGAAGAATAGTGGGCAGATGGGGCATCAGGATTGCGGATTGCCTAATGATCCCTTCTTCAGTATCATTCACCAGCATGGCCGAGCAATTCTCATACGGAGTAAAATTTTTAAGAATCAAGAATATTTCCCGCACTCCGATAGAGCAATAACTGTTTCAGGGATTATACCTCAAGCAAAAGCAGGTTCGATGATGTAGTTGCAGTCTGAATTCAGAGAAGTTACAATACAAATAATATCTTCCATTTTAGCGCGAGCATGTCTGGCTTTACAATGGAACGAAACAGTGAAAGCGGCTTCCAAATTTGACCGTATCacgtctttcttttcttccatgCAGATATCACAAGATGTATTTGATGATTCACCAGCGACTTCTTTGGCTCCAGATGATCGCTTTTTCGAGTTGGGATATAAATTTGAAGATTACCTACGGAATACTCCAGGGCCTCTTGCAATTGTAGATCTTCTGCCTGTTCAGCATCTGGTGGATATGGAACTGTAAGTACTCCTTCCATGAATGTGGAGAAAGTACTTCAATGATTTGAGCCAGGATCTGTTGATATTCTTTTCCCTGTTCAGGAGTAGAACGTACAATTCTAATGTAAGCAGAAATTTACATGTAATTATGATTTTTCTCCATGGAAAATATATTCAGTTTATCAGCTATATCCTTATATACAGTGCAGCAAACCAACATGTACCACTAAATCGTATGGTGACAATATTCACGACCCTCAAAGGGTTGCTTTCGCTTGATTACTTTAAGTTATTAATTATGCTGAAAAGTATGTTTTTCATATTTCATTGATCTATTTATACAAGTAACTAGGTTAAATGGTCAGCCATGTACAGCTGTATATAGTCTGTAATTACAGACTATATACAGTTGTGTTCTTAGACTAATTACAGCAGCTATCTTAGACTAATAGCTGTATTCTTAGACTAATTACAGCAGCTATCTTAGACTAATTATATAGCTGTATTCTTAGACTAATTACAGCTAATTCCTACCAACTCTCCCCCTCAAGTTGGGGCATAGATATCACAAATGCCCAACTTGGATAGAGATGCATTGAATAAGCTACTAATAACAGCATGAGTCATAATATCAGCCAACTGATCTGAACTTCTAGTATAGGGAATTTCAATTGTCCCGGAATCAAGATTATCTTTGATGTAGTTCCTATCAATTTCAACATGCTTTGTCCGATCATGTTGAATAGGATTATTTGCAATCTTAATGGCTGCCATATTATCACAAAATAATACCATAGAACCTTTTGGACTAAACCCAATCTCCTTTAAGAGAATTTTCAGCCAAGAGAGTTCTGTGATAGGATGATGCATAGCTCTATATTCAGCCTCTGCACTAGATAATGAAATCACGTTCTGTTTTTTACTTTTCCAAGACACCAAGTTGCCTCCAACAAAAGCCAAATATCCAGAAGTTGATTTTCTATCCAACTTGCTACCAGCAAAATCAGAGTCTGTATATCCAACCACATCAAAATGTTCGTGTTTGGAGAATAAGACACCTTTTCCTGGAGCTGATTTCAAGTAAGCCAAGATTCGATTAACAGCATTCATGTGTTGATCACTTGGATTGTGCATAAACTGGCTAACAACACTGATTGCATATGCTAAATCTGGCCTGGTATAAGTTAAATAGATTAGTCTACCCACGATCCTTTGATATCTTTCCTTGTTTGTTGGAATCTGATCAGAAAAGAAGGCTAGGCCATGATTCACTTCAATCGGAGTATCTATTGGCTCACAAGCAGACATACCAGTTTCAGCTAGGAGTTCCAATGTATACTTCCTTTGGGAAAGGAAGAGTCCTTGCTTGGACCGTGATACTTCAATGCCAAGAAAATATTTAAGAGTCCCCAAATCTTTAATCTCAAATTCTTTGGCTAAGTAACTTCGAAAGTTCTCAATTTCTTCTTTGTTATTACCTGTTACAATCATATCATCAACTTAGACAAGAAGCACGGTAATATCATTGTAGTTACGTTTATAGAACAGCGTGTGATCTGCTGAAGCTTGC encodes the following:
- the LOC113768062 gene encoding ribulose bisphosphate carboxylase/oxygenase activase, chloroplastic encodes the protein MALFFKSDLFSPLGLASLSFRFPTSSSSLFDSRIIPATKLSTKQTAIACSSLNSGNDENFQDSSNSNGSLNNRRLSKQSSWEAKDEEGNDYLYTLGKESDNMNIAVGARAGIIDDLFAGNFLGKDSDIVFDYRQKATRSFEYLQGDYYIAPLFMDKVVCHIAKNYLAHLLNTKVPLILGIWGGKGQGKSFQTELIFRAMGVEPIIMSAGELESERAGEPGKLIRERYRTASQVVQNQGKMSCLVINDIDAGLGRFGNTQMTVNNQIVVGTLMNLSDNPTKVSIGQVWKESDVTKRIPIIVTGNDFSTIYAPLIRDGRMEKFYWQPTHEDILNIVHRMYEKDGMSRDEVGEIVKSFPNQALDFYGALRSRTYDRSILKWVEDGGGADNLGKRLLKQKKDGKLPVFTPPKQTIEALLESGHSLVKEQRLIMETKLSKEYMKNIDD